One Acidimicrobiales bacterium DNA window includes the following coding sequences:
- a CDS encoding YdiU family protein, which translates to MAPGTTPTSTGELVTDLDRLPFDNRFTSLLPADPDTSGSRRQVHGAAYSRVQPTSVAAPRTLAWSPEVADLLGLDPELCRSQDFAEVFAGSRIPAGADPFAMVYGGHQFGSWAGQLGDGRAIALGEVVDREGGHQMLQLKGAGPTPYSRTADGRAVLRSSIREFLCSEAMHHLGIATTRALSLVTTGDQVVRDVLYDGNPAAEPGAVVCRVAPSFTRFGTFQLPASRGDLELLRQLVEVTLRTDFAHLVDDAVPLAGQVAAMFAEVCDRSAELVVDWMRVGFVHGVLNTDNMSITGLTIDYGPYGWLESFDPGWTPNTTDAGMRRYRYGAQPQVVQWNLLQLANALVALTDDPGPFEAALHDYGDTYHRRFREMTAARLGWGAPRDGDDALTEALFGVLVRTEVDQVRFFRDLARVPVDPDAGDDDLLAPLDGSWYQPDEVVGDVREAIVGWLRSWGERAAAGGLDDDKRRHRMDALNPRFVLRNYLAQEAIDLAEQGDASLVTELLDVLRRPYDEQPGRERFADRRPEWARDRVGCSMLSCSS; encoded by the coding sequence ATGGCCCCCGGGACGACACCGACGAGCACCGGCGAGCTGGTCACCGACCTCGACCGGCTGCCGTTCGACAACCGCTTCACGTCGCTGCTCCCGGCCGACCCCGACACCTCCGGAAGCCGGCGCCAGGTCCACGGTGCCGCCTACAGCCGGGTCCAGCCCACGTCGGTCGCCGCGCCCCGCACCCTGGCCTGGTCACCCGAGGTCGCCGACCTCCTCGGCCTCGACCCCGAGCTGTGCCGGTCGCAGGACTTCGCCGAGGTCTTCGCCGGCAGCCGCATCCCAGCGGGCGCCGACCCCTTCGCCATGGTCTACGGCGGCCACCAGTTCGGCAGCTGGGCGGGCCAGCTCGGCGACGGGCGAGCCATCGCCCTCGGTGAGGTGGTCGACCGCGAGGGAGGCCACCAGATGCTGCAGCTGAAGGGTGCGGGGCCGACCCCGTACTCCCGCACCGCCGACGGGCGAGCCGTGCTGCGGTCGTCGATCCGCGAGTTCCTCTGCAGCGAGGCCATGCACCACCTCGGCATCGCCACGACCCGGGCGCTCTCCCTGGTGACCACCGGGGACCAGGTCGTCCGCGACGTCCTCTACGACGGCAACCCGGCGGCCGAGCCGGGCGCCGTGGTGTGTCGGGTGGCGCCATCGTTCACCCGGTTCGGCACCTTCCAGCTGCCCGCCTCGCGGGGCGACCTCGAGCTCCTCCGCCAGCTCGTCGAGGTCACGCTGCGGACCGACTTCGCCCACCTGGTCGACGACGCCGTGCCGCTCGCCGGGCAGGTAGCGGCCATGTTCGCCGAGGTCTGCGACCGGTCGGCCGAGCTGGTCGTCGACTGGATGCGGGTGGGGTTCGTCCACGGCGTGCTCAACACCGACAACATGTCGATCACCGGCCTCACCATCGACTACGGCCCCTACGGGTGGCTCGAGAGCTTCGACCCAGGGTGGACGCCCAACACCACCGATGCGGGCATGCGTCGCTACCGCTACGGCGCCCAGCCGCAGGTGGTGCAGTGGAACCTCTTGCAGCTGGCCAACGCCCTGGTCGCCCTCACCGACGACCCGGGCCCCTTCGAGGCCGCCCTGCACGACTACGGCGACACCTATCACCGGCGCTTCCGGGAGATGACGGCGGCGCGCCTCGGCTGGGGGGCGCCGCGCGACGGCGACGACGCCCTGACCGAGGCGCTCTTCGGCGTGCTCGTGCGCACCGAGGTCGACCAGGTGCGGTTCTTCCGCGACCTCGCCCGGGTGCCCGTCGACCCCGACGCCGGCGACGACGACCTCCTCGCGCCCCTCGACGGTTCCTGGTACCAGCCCGACGAGGTGGTGGGCGACGTGCGCGAGGCCATCGTCGGGTGGCTGCGGTCGTGGGGCGAGCGGGCGGCCGCTGGCGGTCTCGACGACGACAAACGCCGCCACCGCATGGACGCCCTCAACCCCCGCTTCGTGCTGCGCAACTACCTGGCCCAGGAGGCCATCGACCTGGCCGAGCAGGGCGATGCCTCGCTCGTCACCGAGCTGCTCGACGTGCTGCGCCGGCCCTACGACGAGCAGCCCGGACGGGAGCGCTTCGCCGACCGTCGGCCGGAGTGGGCCCGCGACCGCGTGGGCTGCTCCATGCTCTCCTGCAGCAGCTGA